AGGGTGATCAGGACGCCCTCGCCGACGGTCCGCGACTCGGTGAGCCGCCACCGCGTGCGGTCGGTGGTCTCGCCGAACAGCCGGCGGCCGTGGCCGAGCAGCACCGGGTACGTCATCAGGTGCAGCTCGTCGACGAGGTCGTGCTCGAGCAGCTCCTGCGCCAGCCGGATGCTGCCGGCCACCTGCAGTTCGCCGTCGACCTCGTCCTTGAGCTTCGCCACCTGGGTGGCGATGTCGCCGCTGATGACCTGCGTGTTGTTCCACGTCGGCTCGGTCAGCGTCGACGACACGACGTACTTGCGCATGCCGTTGTACTTGTCGGCGAGCTCGCCCTCCTCCTGCGGCCAGGCGGCGGCGAACCCGTCGTAGGTCACACGGCCGAGCAGCAGCGCCTCGGCGCCGAGCGCCTCGTCGACCTTGAACTGCTCGCCCTCCTCGCCGCTGTCGAAGTCGAAGCTCCAGGCCTCGTACTTGAAGTCCTCGCCGCCGCCCGGCGACTGCACGACGCCGTCGAGGCTGCTGAACTCCGTCACGACGATGCGTCCCATGTCAGGCCCCCTCGACGAACGCGCGCAGGGCCGGCGCCAGCACCTCGGGGGTGGTGGCGTGGTTCTCGCCCGGCACCGGCTGCAGCGTGGCCGTCGGCAGCAGCTCGGCCACCGCACGCGGGCCGGGGATCAGCGCCGGCCACGTGTCGATGCCGTGCATGACCAGCACGGGGACGTCGACGGACGTCCACCGGTCGGCCGGCAGCGGGTTGCCGGACATTGTCGTGCCCATGATGCGGCCGTCGTAGGCGATGGTCGGCGCGATGCCGAGCATGACCGGCCAGAAGTCGCTGTGCCGCATACCCTCCACGGCCTCGGGCGGCATGCCGGCGGCGGCTGTCATGAACAGCTCGACGGCGTCGCCGGGCCGGCCGGCCGCGTTGGCGGCGTCGAGACGCTCGACGTAGTCGGACGGCAGCGGCGGGCGGACGTCGTCGACGACGAACGGCGGTTCGAACGCGGCGACGTGGCTGACCGGCACCAGGCCGGACGCGGCTGCGTCGAGCGCCAGCACACCCCCGGACGACCAGCCGAACAGCACGGCCGGGCCGCCGCCGGTGGCGTCGACCAGCGCGGCGAGGTCCTCGATCTCGCGCTCGATGGCGTACGGGGCGGTGTCGGTGCTGTTGCCGCGGCCGCGGCGGTCGTAGGTGACGGTGCGGAATCCGTCGGCCAGCAGCTTGCCGGTCTCGGCGTTCAGCGGGTTGATCGCGGGGTAGCCGGTGGCGCCGTCGATCATGATCAGCGTCCGGCCCTCGCCGTAGGTGTCGAACGCGATGGTGGTGCCGTCCTTGGAAGTGACCGTGCTCATCTCGTGCTCCCGAATCTCGTGGTGGCTTGGAACTAGACGGTACAGTACTCACACGAGTACGGAACTGTCTAGTACTCTCTGATGCGGGAGTGAGGAGAAGGCATGGTTCTCGAGGACGTTGAGGAAGGCCGCACGGCACGCAAGCGGCGAGCCATCGTCGAGGCGGCCACGGAGGTGTTCCTCCAGCACGGCTACATCGGCGCCAGCATGGACCAGGTGGCGGCGAAGGCCGCGGTCTCCAAGCAGACCGTCTACAAGCAGTTCGCCGACAAGGAGCACCTGTTCGCCGAGATCATCGCCGGGCGCACCGACACCCTCGGCGACCGGCTGGCCGCCGTGTACGCGACGCTCGACGACGCCACCGACGTGCGCACCGCCGTGCGCGACGTCGGGCGGCAACTGCTGCGGAGCCTCAGCCGGCCCGAGGTGCTGCAGCTGCGCCGACTGGTCATCGCCGAGGCCGACCGCTTCCCCGACGTCTCCGGCACCTGGTGGGAGCGCGCCTTCCACCCGTCGCTGGTGCTGCTCGGCGACGCGCTGGAGCGCATGTCCGCGCGCGGCCTGCTGCGCGAGCTCGACGACCCCACCCTGGCGGCGTACCACCTCGCCGGACTGGTCATGTACAAGCCGATGAACCGGATGATGTTCGCCGGCACCGCCGCCGTGCCGCCGCCCGACGAGCTGGACGTGCTGGCCGAGCGCGCCGCCGACGTGTTCGTCGCCGCGTACGGACGGTGACGCCGCGGCTGATCGTGCTCAACGGCCCGCCGGCGGCCGGCAAGTCGACGCTGGCCCTGCGCTACGCCGCCGATCACCCGCTGACCCTGAATCTCGACGTCGACCGGGTCCGCGACCTCATCGGCGGCTGGCGCGACGACCCCGGCGCCGCGGGGCTGCTGGCTCGCGCGGTCGCCGTCGCCGCGGCGCGCACCCACCTGCGGGCCGGCCACGACGTCGTCGTTCCTCAGCTCGTGGCCCGGCCCGGGTTCCTGGAGGAGCTCGAGGCGGTGGCGGCGCAGGCCGGGGCGGCGTTCCACGAACTGGTGCTGACCGACGACCGGGCGGCTGTACTACGACGGTTCGCCGATCGTGCTGGTACGGCTCCCGGCGCACCGCAGGACGAGCCGGACGAGGTCGCGGCCCTGTACGACCGGCTGACGGCCTACGTGGCGCGGCGGCCACGCGCCGTCGCCGTCCCGGCCCCCACCGGCGCCGTCGACGAGACGTACCGCCGGGTGCTCGCCCTGCTCGGCGCCGAGGTCTGACGAGGTCTGACGAGGCGCGCCTGGTGGGTCGGCTGTGCTGGATCGG
This Jiangella alba DNA region includes the following protein-coding sequences:
- a CDS encoding TetR/AcrR family transcriptional regulator — translated: MVLEDVEEGRTARKRRAIVEAATEVFLQHGYIGASMDQVAAKAAVSKQTVYKQFADKEHLFAEIIAGRTDTLGDRLAAVYATLDDATDVRTAVRDVGRQLLRSLSRPEVLQLRRLVIAEADRFPDVSGTWWERAFHPSLVLLGDALERMSARGLLRELDDPTLAAYHLAGLVMYKPMNRMMFAGTAAVPPPDELDVLAERAADVFVAAYGR
- a CDS encoding AAA family ATPase: MTPRLIVLNGPPAAGKSTLALRYAADHPLTLNLDVDRVRDLIGGWRDDPGAAGLLARAVAVAAARTHLRAGHDVVVPQLVARPGFLEELEAVAAQAGAAFHELVLTDDRAAVLRRFADRAGTAPGAPQDEPDEVAALYDRLTAYVARRPRAVAVPAPTGAVDETYRRVLALLGAEV
- a CDS encoding alpha/beta fold hydrolase, with translation MSTVTSKDGTTIAFDTYGEGRTLIMIDGATGYPAINPLNAETGKLLADGFRTVTYDRRGRGNSTDTAPYAIEREIEDLAALVDATGGGPAVLFGWSSGGVLALDAAASGLVPVSHVAAFEPPFVVDDVRPPLPSDYVERLDAANAAGRPGDAVELFMTAAAGMPPEAVEGMRHSDFWPVMLGIAPTIAYDGRIMGTTMSGNPLPADRWTSVDVPVLVMHGIDTWPALIPGPRAVAELLPTATLQPVPGENHATTPEVLAPALRAFVEGA
- a CDS encoding dihydrofolate reductase family protein, translating into MGRIVVTEFSSLDGVVQSPGGGEDFKYEAWSFDFDSGEEGEQFKVDEALGAEALLLGRVTYDGFAAAWPQEEGELADKYNGMRKYVVSSTLTEPTWNNTQVISGDIATQVAKLKDEVDGELQVAGSIRLAQELLEHDLVDELHLMTYPVLLGHGRRLFGETTDRTRWRLTESRTVGEGVLITLFERNRG